The proteins below come from a single Desulfovibrio sp. genomic window:
- a CDS encoding ABC transporter ATP-binding protein, protein MSGFNLPKAPNYEGALLLAKDVTMRFGGVTAVSDLSIALPKGAIAGIIGPNGAGKTTAFNVLSGFYTPQEGDVIFDGKSVKGLGPSEICRMGMARTFQNIRLSQQMTVLENIMVGCHVRRRCPWWMAPLGIPAFYKEEAAIVEKSKQLADRVNLSGNLNDQAGSLPYGAQRRLEIARALATEPKLLLLDEPAAGMNPQESLDLMHFIGHIRDEFDLTILLIEHDMKVVMGVCQYIWVMEYGALIAEGEPESIRNNPVVIRAYLGEDATLEKVI, encoded by the coding sequence ATGAGCGGTTTTAATCTGCCCAAGGCTCCCAATTACGAGGGCGCACTGCTGCTGGCCAAGGACGTAACCATGCGTTTTGGCGGCGTGACCGCCGTGAGCGATCTTTCCATCGCTCTGCCCAAGGGCGCGATTGCGGGCATTATCGGCCCCAACGGCGCGGGCAAAACCACAGCTTTTAACGTCCTGAGCGGTTTTTACACACCTCAGGAAGGTGACGTTATTTTTGACGGCAAGAGCGTGAAGGGCCTTGGCCCCTCGGAAATCTGCCGCATGGGCATGGCCCGCACTTTCCAGAATATCCGCCTGTCGCAGCAGATGACCGTGCTTGAAAACATCATGGTCGGCTGTCATGTGCGCCGCCGCTGCCCCTGGTGGATGGCCCCTCTGGGCATCCCCGCTTTTTATAAGGAAGAAGCGGCCATTGTGGAAAAAAGCAAGCAGCTTGCCGACCGGGTAAACCTGAGCGGCAACCTCAACGATCAGGCGGGCAGCCTGCCTTACGGCGCGCAGCGCAGGCTTGAGATTGCCCGCGCTCTGGCCACCGAGCCCAAACTGTTGCTGCTTGATGAGCCCGCAGCGGGCATGAATCCGCAAGAGAGCCTGGATCTCATGCATTTTATCGGCCATATCCGTGACGAATTCGACCTCACCATTCTGCTGATCGAGCATGACATGAAGGTCGTCATGGGCGTGTGCCAGTACATCTGGGTCATGGAATACGGTGCCTTGATCGCCGAGGGCGAGCCGGAATCCATCCGCAACAACCCCGTGGTCATCCGCGCCTATCTGGGCGAGGACGCCACGCTGGAAAAAGTCATTTAG
- a CDS encoding ABC transporter ATP-binding protein, producing the protein MLEIRNLHVRYGGIQAVQGVSLNIPRGSIVTLIGANGAGKSSIIRSIAGLNKTISGDILLTRHEGDAPASLMGLKPEDMVRKGISLSPEGRRILPHLTVEENLHLGAYSRSDKAEIAHDIEWVYSLFPRLKERLWQKGGTLSGGEQQMLAVGRALMSRPDLLMLDEPSLGLAPLLVREIFDIVKRINEEGKTVLLVEQNAFAALSVAHYAYILEVGRVVLEGPGRELLENPKVKDAYLGG; encoded by the coding sequence ATGCTTGAAATTCGTAATCTCCATGTGCGCTACGGCGGCATTCAGGCCGTTCAGGGCGTAAGCCTGAATATCCCGCGGGGCAGTATTGTGACGCTTATCGGGGCCAACGGCGCTGGCAAGAGCAGTATTATCCGCTCCATTGCCGGCCTGAACAAAACCATCAGCGGCGATATCCTGCTGACCCGCCACGAGGGCGACGCCCCGGCTTCGCTCATGGGCCTCAAGCCCGAAGACATGGTGCGCAAGGGTATTTCTCTTTCGCCGGAAGGGCGGCGTATCCTGCCCCATCTGACGGTGGAGGAAAACTTGCACCTGGGCGCGTATTCGCGCAGCGACAAGGCAGAAATAGCCCATGATATCGAGTGGGTTTACAGCCTGTTTCCCCGGCTTAAAGAACGTCTCTGGCAGAAGGGCGGGACGCTCTCCGGTGGCGAACAGCAGATGCTGGCCGTAGGCCGCGCGCTCATGAGCCGCCCCGATCTGCTCATGCTTGACGAACCTTCTCTGGGTCTTGCTCCGCTGCTGGTGCGCGAGATTTTCGACATCGTCAAGCGCATCAACGAAGAGGGTAAAACCGTCCTGCTGGTGGAACAGAACGCCTTTGCGGCGCTTTCTGTGGCGCACTATGCCTACATTCTTGAAGTTGGCAGGGTGGTGCTTGAAGGCCCAGGGCGCGAACTGCTTGAAAATCCCAAGGTCAAGGATGCCTACCTCGGCGGCTAG
- a CDS encoding pitrilysin family protein, producing MQRILLLLPLLLALLAGAASAAPGEQRTLTKLPNGLSVYIIKDSRFPLVATRLYVRTGSANEDAKQAGISHLLEHMVFKGTEHRPKGQVARDVEALGGYLNAATSFDKTWYMTDMPAAHWRMGMDVVKEMAFQAALDPKELESEKEVVISELERDQDSPMSRLFESLQVSTLQNTPYGRPIIGFKETVRAITADDLRAYVQRWYQPQNMLLLVAGDIDQQAVLQHAQELFGGMANTNDAVTPPQVDLLTAPGGQRVEVVRGPWNKVYLGMAFPAPALRDLRSVDLDVLSYLLGGDGTSLLSRKYEYEKQLVDSISVGNMSLERAGMLYITANMAPEKLEAFWQGLTADLAKLKAADFKPEALKRARYNLEDSMDRSAETLNGLASWLGSVQFELGGDVAEQNLRFTQRNVSQPQVQQAIDLWLDPSRARVRVLAPENAKLPDLEAVLQKNWPGSAAAKAAQKAAATAGQQEVVDLGQGRTVILIPDATVPYVAVDLMLPGGNALLKPDQQGLAELTASTLGDGSGKLDAQAMERYFADRAASLSAKAGLQTFTVSLTGPARFNADYFSMLGEVLGKPRFEAKEIKREAENMKAAIRQRADRPTSFLFSRVNPFIFPGGQPYGYDSLGTEANLSRFTPKDVRSFWDKQLVQPWVLAVAGDFDREAVLAFARTLPAPDNKDFSLPAPSWGDARNLDLHLPGRNQAHVLQMFKAVPYTSPDAPALMLLQSVLSGQSGLLFSQMRDEQGLGYTVTAFYRAMPQAGMMAFYIGTTPDKVAQAREGFAKIIADIKAKPLPAELLEAGANRLLGEYYRDKQSLDSRAGVAATDAVLGLPRDFSKSLIDKAAKLTPADIQAVAQKYLDDKNLYNMILLP from the coding sequence ATGCAACGCATACTTCTGTTATTGCCCCTCCTGCTGGCCTTGCTGGCTGGCGCGGCCTCTGCCGCACCGGGCGAACAGCGAACCCTGACCAAACTGCCCAACGGGCTTTCCGTGTATATCATCAAGGACAGCCGCTTCCCCCTGGTGGCAACGCGCCTTTACGTGCGCACAGGTTCGGCCAATGAGGACGCCAAGCAGGCGGGCATCAGCCATCTGCTGGAGCACATGGTCTTCAAAGGTACAGAGCACCGGCCCAAGGGTCAGGTGGCGCGCGATGTGGAAGCCCTTGGCGGCTACCTCAACGCGGCCACCAGCTTTGACAAAACATGGTACATGACGGACATGCCCGCGGCCCACTGGCGCATGGGCATGGACGTGGTGAAAGAAATGGCCTTTCAGGCTGCTCTGGACCCCAAGGAACTGGAGTCGGAAAAAGAAGTGGTGATTTCCGAGCTTGAGCGCGATCAGGATTCGCCCATGAGCAGGCTGTTTGAAAGCCTGCAGGTGTCCACACTCCAGAACACCCCCTACGGGCGGCCCATCATCGGCTTTAAGGAAACCGTGCGCGCCATTACCGCCGATGACCTGCGTGCCTATGTGCAGCGCTGGTATCAGCCGCAGAACATGCTGCTGCTGGTGGCGGGAGATATTGACCAGCAGGCAGTACTGCAACATGCCCAGGAACTTTTTGGCGGCATGGCCAACACCAACGATGCTGTTACGCCGCCGCAGGTTGATCTGCTAACGGCCCCCGGCGGTCAGCGCGTTGAAGTGGTGCGCGGCCCCTGGAACAAGGTTTATCTGGGCATGGCCTTCCCTGCGCCAGCCCTGCGCGACCTGCGCTCTGTGGATCTGGACGTGCTGAGTTACCTGCTTGGCGGCGACGGAACTTCGTTGCTGAGCCGCAAATACGAGTATGAAAAGCAACTTGTGGACAGCATCAGCGTGGGCAACATGAGCCTTGAACGTGCGGGCATGCTGTACATTACAGCCAACATGGCCCCGGAAAAGCTGGAAGCCTTCTGGCAGGGGCTGACCGCAGACCTTGCCAAGCTCAAGGCCGCAGACTTCAAGCCCGAGGCCCTCAAGCGCGCCCGCTACAACCTGGAAGACAGCATGGACCGCTCGGCGGAAACGCTCAACGGCCTTGCCTCCTGGCTGGGCAGCGTCCAGTTTGAGCTGGGCGGCGATGTTGCGGAACAGAATCTGCGCTTCACCCAGCGTAATGTTTCTCAGCCGCAGGTGCAGCAGGCCATTGACCTTTGGCTTGACCCCAGCAGGGCGCGGGTGCGTGTGCTCGCTCCTGAAAATGCCAAGCTGCCCGATCTGGAAGCCGTGTTGCAAAAGAACTGGCCCGGCAGTGCTGCTGCCAAGGCTGCGCAGAAGGCTGCGGCCACGGCAGGGCAGCAGGAAGTGGTCGACCTGGGGCAGGGGCGTACCGTCATTCTTATCCCTGATGCCACAGTGCCTTACGTGGCGGTTGATCTGATGCTGCCCGGCGGCAACGCCCTGCTGAAGCCTGACCAGCAGGGGTTGGCAGAATTGACGGCCAGCACCCTTGGCGATGGCAGCGGTAAACTGGATGCCCAGGCTATGGAACGCTATTTCGCTGACCGCGCGGCTTCTCTCTCCGCCAAGGCGGGCCTGCAAACCTTTACCGTGTCCTTGACCGGCCCGGCCCGGTTCAATGCTGATTATTTCTCCATGCTGGGAGAGGTGCTGGGCAAGCCCCGCTTTGAAGCCAAGGAAATCAAGCGTGAAGCGGAAAACATGAAGGCCGCCATCCGCCAGCGGGCAGACAGGCCTACCTCCTTCCTGTTCTCGCGGGTGAATCCCTTCATCTTCCCCGGCGGTCAGCCCTACGGCTACGATAGTCTGGGGACGGAAGCGAACCTCTCCAGGTTTACGCCCAAGGATGTACGCTCGTTCTGGGACAAGCAACTCGTGCAGCCCTGGGTGCTGGCCGTTGCTGGCGATTTTGACCGCGAGGCCGTGCTGGCCTTTGCCCGCACATTGCCCGCGCCAGACAACAAGGATTTCTCCTTGCCCGCCCCCTCATGGGGTGATGCCCGCAACCTTGATCTGCATCTGCCGGGGCGCAATCAGGCCCACGTGCTCCAGATGTTCAAGGCTGTGCCCTACACCAGCCCGGATGCCCCGGCGCTGATGCTTTTGCAGTCTGTGCTTTCCGGGCAGAGCGGCCTGCTGTTCAGCCAGATGCGCGATGAGCAGGGCCTCGGGTACACGGTCACGGCCTTTTACCGCGCCATGCCTCAGGCTGGCATGATGGCTTTTTACATTGGCACTACGCCTGACAAGGTCGCGCAGGCGCGTGAAGGCTTTGCCAAGATTATTGCCGATATCAAGGCAAAACCTCTGCCTGCCGAATTGCTTGAAGCCGGGGCCAACCGCCTGCTTGGCGAATACTACCGCGACAAGCAGAGCCTTGATTCCCGCGCGGGCGTGGCCGCCACAGACGCCGTACTGGGCCTGCCCCGAGATTTCAGCAAGTCGCTCATCGACAAGGCGGCCAAGCTGACACCTGCGGATATTCAGGCTGTGGCGCAGAAGTATCTGGACGACAAAAACCTTTATAACATGATCCTGCTGCCGTAG
- a CDS encoding anaerobic ribonucleoside triphosphate reductase, whose amino-acid sequence MNRQKRAIDGLSARSVRAAFLFIAHTFGAKFMLASIIKRDGTEVPFDSVKILNAITKANQAVGGEDMSPTDLLFVTEKVCKKLESRSLKHVEEIQDVVEETLIQYDYAKSAKAYILYRAEHTKIRNAESYLMDIYKKLTYSPALQEDIKRENANIDGDTAMGTMLKYGSEGSKFFIDNYILPKDASAAHRNGDIHIHDKDFYMLTETCCQIDLIPLFKNGFSTGHGHLREPNSIESYSALACIAIQANQNEMHGGQSVPHFDFAMAEGVIKTYRKEYERAFAAFLRIAQNLEEQAAIDAARETIALLPEGPRLGTCDAFGEALVAAAPEARRELVTRAHAYAAGEALKYTERRTYQAMEALIHNLNTMNSRAGAQVPFSSINYGTDISAEGRMVVKNLLRATKAGLGNGETSIFPVQIFKVKSGVNYNPEDPNYDLFKQAMDVSAMRLFPNFSFLDAPFNLQYYHPDDYNTEVAYMGCRTRVLGNVYDKDRQVTCGRGNLSFTSINLPRLGLDARGDISRFYALLDDKIDLVFRQLLHRLKIQSAKKVRNYPFLMGEGIWLDSDKLGWDDSIEEVLKHGTLTVGFIGLAETLKALVGQHHGESEEAQKLGIEIVTHLRKRCDDEAEKTGLNFSLIATPAESLSGRFVNLDKEKFGSIPGITDRDYYTNSFHVPVYCPIKAFKKIQIEAPYHALTNAGHITYVELDGDTCKNLEAFESIIRFMHDNGVGYGSINHPLDRDPVCGYVGVINGACPRCGRKEGEGVSAELLNELRRKFPHTPKWD is encoded by the coding sequence ATGAACCGTCAGAAAAGGGCCATTGATGGCCTCTCCGCCCGTTCTGTTCGGGCGGCCTTTTTGTTCATAGCCCACACGTTTGGAGCGAAGTTCATGCTCGCCAGCATTATTAAGCGCGACGGCACGGAAGTGCCTTTTGATTCGGTCAAGATTCTCAATGCCATCACCAAGGCCAATCAGGCCGTTGGTGGTGAAGACATGTCACCCACTGACCTGCTGTTTGTCACCGAAAAGGTGTGCAAAAAGCTGGAGTCGCGCAGCCTCAAGCATGTGGAAGAAATTCAGGATGTTGTTGAAGAAACCCTGATTCAGTACGACTACGCCAAAAGCGCCAAGGCTTACATTCTGTACCGGGCCGAGCATACGAAAATCCGTAATGCGGAATCGTATCTCATGGATATCTATAAAAAGCTTACGTATTCTCCGGCTCTGCAAGAAGACATCAAGCGCGAGAATGCCAATATCGATGGCGATACGGCCATGGGCACCATGCTCAAGTATGGTTCCGAGGGTTCAAAATTCTTCATCGACAACTACATTCTGCCCAAGGATGCCTCTGCCGCGCACCGTAACGGCGACATCCACATTCACGACAAAGATTTTTACATGCTCACGGAAACGTGCTGCCAGATTGACCTTATCCCCTTGTTTAAAAATGGTTTTTCCACAGGACACGGGCATTTGCGCGAGCCCAATTCCATTGAGAGCTACTCGGCCCTTGCCTGCATTGCCATTCAGGCCAACCAGAATGAAATGCACGGCGGCCAGAGTGTGCCGCATTTTGACTTTGCCATGGCCGAGGGCGTTATCAAAACCTACCGCAAGGAATATGAGCGCGCCTTTGCCGCATTTTTGCGCATTGCCCAGAATCTGGAAGAGCAGGCAGCCATTGACGCCGCCAGAGAAACCATCGCCCTGTTGCCCGAAGGCCCGCGCCTTGGCACCTGCGATGCCTTTGGAGAAGCCCTTGTGGCGGCAGCCCCCGAGGCCCGGCGCGAGCTTGTGACGCGCGCGCATGCCTACGCTGCCGGCGAAGCCCTCAAATACACCGAGCGCCGCACTTATCAGGCCATGGAAGCCCTGATCCACAACCTGAACACCATGAATTCGCGCGCAGGCGCACAGGTGCCTTTCAGCTCCATCAACTACGGCACGGATATTTCTGCCGAGGGGCGGATGGTTGTTAAAAACCTGCTGCGCGCCACCAAGGCCGGGCTTGGCAATGGGGAAACCTCCATCTTCCCCGTGCAGATTTTCAAGGTGAAGTCCGGGGTCAACTATAATCCAGAAGATCCCAACTACGACCTTTTCAAGCAGGCCATGGACGTTTCCGCCATGCGGCTCTTCCCCAATTTCAGCTTTCTTGATGCGCCGTTCAACCTCCAGTACTACCATCCGGACGACTATAATACGGAAGTTGCCTACATGGGCTGCCGTACACGCGTGCTTGGCAACGTGTACGACAAGGACAGGCAGGTTACGTGCGGTCGCGGCAATCTGAGCTTCACCTCCATCAATCTTCCCCGGCTCGGGCTGGATGCGCGTGGCGACATCAGCCGTTTTTACGCTCTGCTGGACGACAAGATTGATCTGGTGTTCCGCCAGCTGCTGCACCGGCTCAAGATCCAGAGCGCCAAGAAGGTGCGCAACTACCCCTTCCTCATGGGCGAGGGCATCTGGCTTGATTCCGACAAACTGGGTTGGGACGACAGTATTGAAGAAGTGCTCAAGCATGGCACCCTGACCGTGGGCTTTATCGGCCTTGCCGAAACGCTCAAGGCCCTTGTGGGCCAGCACCACGGCGAAAGCGAAGAGGCCCAGAAGCTTGGCATCGAGATTGTTACGCATCTACGCAAGCGGTGCGATGACGAAGCTGAAAAGACCGGGCTCAACTTTTCACTCATCGCTACCCCGGCAGAGAGCCTGAGCGGGCGCTTTGTCAACCTCGACAAGGAAAAGTTCGGCAGCATTCCCGGCATCACTGACAGGGATTACTACACCAACTCGTTCCACGTGCCGGTGTACTGCCCCATCAAGGCCTTTAAAAAGATACAGATCGAGGCTCCGTACCACGCGCTGACCAATGCGGGCCACATCACCTATGTGGAGCTGGATGGCGATACCTGCAAGAACCTTGAGGCCTTTGAGAGCATCATCCGTTTTATGCACGATAATGGCGTTGGCTACGGCTCCATCAACCATCCTCTGGATCGCGACCCTGTCTGCGGCTATGTGGGTGTGATCAACGGCGCCTGCCCCCGCTGCGGCCGCAAGGAAGGCGAAGGCGTGAGCGCCGAGCTGCTCAATGAATTGCGTAGAAAATTCCCGCACACCCCCAAGTGGGACTAG